One part of the Eptesicus fuscus isolate TK198812 chromosome 20, DD_ASM_mEF_20220401, whole genome shotgun sequence genome encodes these proteins:
- the GCGR gene encoding glucagon receptor produces MPPTRPRPPPFLLLLLLLACQPQAPRAQVMDFLFEKWKLYRDQCLHNLSLLPPPTELVCNRTFDKYSCWPDTPPNTTANISCPWYLPWYHKVQHRFVYKRCGPDGQWVRGPRGQPWRNTSQCQMDEEEVKVQTEVAKLYRGFQVMYTVGYCLSLGALLLALAILLGLRRLHCTRNYIHANLFASFVLKAGSVLATDALLQTRYGQRIGDDLSVRGWLSDGAVAGCRVAAVFMQYGVVANACWLLVEGVYLLSLLGLSTGPERSSFALYLGIGWGAPMLFVIPWAVVKWLFENIQCWTSNDNMGFWWILRVPVFLALVINFFIFIRILHILVAKLQAHQMRHTDYKFRLAKSTLTLIPLLGVHEVVFAFVTDEHAQGTLRFAKLFFDLFLSSFQGLLVAVFYCFLNKEVQAELLRSWHRWREGEALREERRGSGHPAPARPTSGAPTEKLLLSRGRDSNGEPRAAGRPPGWAQSAL; encoded by the exons atgccccccacccggccacgcccaccccccttcctgctgctgctgctgctgctggcctgccAG CCGCAGGCCCCGCGTGCGCAGGTGATGGACTTCCTGTTCGAGAAGTGGAAGCTCTACAGGGACCAGTGTCTGCACAACCTGAGCCTGCTGCCGCCGCCCACGG aGCTGGTCTGCAACAGGACCTTTGACAAGTACTCCTGCTGGCCCGACACGCCTCCCAACACCACGGCCAACATCTCCTGCCCCTGGTACCTGCCCTGGTACCACAAAG TCCAGCACCGGTTCGTCTACAAGAGGTGCGGGCCGGACGGGCAGTGGGTGCGGGGGCCGCGGGGGCAGCCGTGGAGGAACACGTCCCAGTGCCAGATGGACGAGGAGGAGGTCAAGGTCCAG ACGGAGGTGGCCAAGCTGTACCGCGGCTTCCAGGTGATGTACACGGTGGGGTACTGCCTCTCGCTGGGGGCgctgctgctggccctggccaTCCTGCTGGGCCTCAG GAGGCTGCACTGCACCCGCAACTACATCCACGCGAACCTGTTCGCCTCCTTCGTGCTCAAGGCCGGCTCCGTGCTGGCCACCGACGCGCTGCTCCAGACCCGCTACGGCCAGAGGATCGGGGACGACCTCAGCGTGCGCGGCTGGCTGAGCGACGGG GCGGTGGCGGGCTGCCGGGTGGCCGCGGTGTTCATGCAGTACGGCGTCGTGGCCAacgcctgctggctgctggtggAGGGCGTGTACCTGCTCAGCCTGCTGGGCCTCTCCACCGGCCCCGAGAGGAGCTCCTTCGCCCTCTACCTGGGCATCGGCTGGG GCGCCCCCATGCTGTTCGTCATCCCCTGGGCCGTGGTGAAGTGGCTGTTCGAGAACATCCA GTGCTGGACCAGCAACGACAACATGGGCTTCTGGTGGATCCTGCGCGTCCCCGTCTTCCTGGCCCTCGTG ATCAACTTCTTCATTTTCATCCGGATCCTCCACATCCTCGTGGCCAAGCTGCAGGCCCATCAGATGCGCCACACGGACTACAAATTCCG gcTGGCCAAGTCCACGCTGACCCTCATCCCCCTGCTGGGGGTCCACGAGGTGGTGTTTGCCTTCGTGACGGACGAGCACGCCCAGGGCACCCTGCGCTTTGCCAAGCTCTTCTTCGACCTCTTCCTCAGCTCCTTCCAG ggcctgctggTGGCTGTCTTCTACTGTTTCCTCAACAAGGAG GTGCAGGCCGAGCTGCTGCGGAGCTGGCACCGCTGGCGCGAGGGCGAGGCGCTGCGGGAGGAGCGCAGGGGCAGCGGccacccggccccggcccggcccaccAGCGGGGCCCCCACCGAGAAGCTGCTGCTGTCCCGGGGCCGCGACAGCAACGGGGAGCCCCGCGCGGCCGGCCGCCCCCCGGGGTGGGCCCAGAGCGCCCTGTGA